Part of the Oerskovia paurometabola genome is shown below.
ACTTCGGAGACATGACGAGCGGCGACCCGGCCACCGATCTCGCGACCGCCTGGCTCACGTTCGACGCCGCGGGACGCCGTGTGTTGCGCGACGCCGTGACCGCGCGGTGCGGAACGGACGACGCGACGTGGGAGCGAGCCCGTGGGTGGGCGCTGGTCCTCGGCACGGCCTTCGCGGCCCACTCGGACGACGACCCGGCGTTCGCCGACCTGGGCGCGCACACGCTCGCGCAGGTGCTCGGCGACGACTGAGCCACCCGTCCCGTACGGCGGCCGGGTCCACGTGCGAACGCGGTCGCGACTCGGGCCCTGGGCCCTCCTCGCGAGATGCTGCTCGTTGTCGGGTTCGCCGCCCGACGAACGACAACGAGCAGCATCTCGCCGACGAGCAATGCGTGCCACCGGCACCCAGCGGCGAGATACTGGCACATGGCCACGGACAACAAGACCCGCCCGCACGACGGCGACGTGGACGCGTTCCTCGCGACCGTCACCCACGCGGTCCGCCGTCGCGACGCGGACACGCTCCTCGCCCTCATGCAGCGAGTCACGGGGGAACCGCCCGTGATGTGGGGGCCGTCGATCATCGGGTTCGGCCAGTACCACTACGAGTACGCGAGCGGCCGCCAGGGCGACGCGGGAGCGGCGGGGTTCTCGCCGCGCAAGGCCGCGTCCACGGTGTACCTGCCGGACGGCACGGGAGCCCACGAGGACCTGCTCGCGCGCCTCGGCCCGCACACCACCGGTCTCGTGTGCGTGTACCTCAAGGACCTGTCGACGAACGACCTCGGCGTCCTGGAGGAGATCGTGCGCCGGTCGTACGAGGCCGTGACGGCGGGCACGTTCACCCAGCGGGCGCGCGACTCCTCGTCCTGACCGGAGCACGACGACGGGGCGCCCCACCCGAAGGTGGGACGCCCCGTCGTCGTGCTCCCCGCGCGGGGCGAGCGGCGCCGTCGGGCGTGCGGGAGATCCCGGGCCCGACGGCGCCGCACCCGCGGCGGACGCTCGTCAGTCGTTGACGAGCGAGCGCAGCACGTACTGCAGGATGCCGCCGTTGCGGTAGTAGTCGGCCTCACCCGGGGTGTCGATGCGCACGACGGCGTCGAACTCGACGGAGGTGCCGTCGGCCTTGGTCGCGGTGACCTTGACCGCCCGGGGCGTCGTGCCCTCGTTGAGCGCCGTGACGCCCGAGATGTCGAACGTCTCGGTGCCGTCCAGGCCCAGCGACCCTGCCGACTCGCCGGCCGGGAACTGCAGCGGCAGGACGCCCATGCCGATCAGGTTCGAGCGGTGGATGCGCTCGAAGCTCTCGGTGATGACGGCCTTGACGCCCAGGAGCGCCGTGCCCTTGGCGGCCCAGTCACGCGACGAGCCGGAGCCGTACTCCTTGCCACCCAGGATGACGAGCGGCGTGCCCGCCGCGGCGTAGTCCTGCGCGGCGTCGTAGATCGTGTCCTGAGCGTTCTTCACGAAGTTGAACGTGAAGCCGCCCTCGACGTTGTCGAGGAGCTGGTTGCGCAGGCGGATGTTCGCGAACGTGCCGCGGATCATGACCTCGTGGTTCCCGCGGCGCGAGCCGTAGGAGTTGAAGTCGCGACGCTCGACGCCGTGCTCGGCGAGGTACACACCGGCCGGCGAGTCCGCCTTGATGGACCCGGCAGGGCTGATGTGGTCGGTCGTGACCGAGTCGCCCAGCTTGGCCAGCACGCGGGCACCCGAGATGTCGGTGACCGGGGACGGCTGCGCCGACATGCCCTCGAAGTACGGAGGCTTGCGGACGTAGGTGGACTGCTGGTCCCACTCGAACGTGTTGCCCTCGGGGGTGGACAGGGCGCGCCAGCGCTCGTCACCCGTGAAGACGTCCGCGTAGTCCTTGGTGAACATCGCACGGTCGATCGAGGAGTCGATCGTCGCCTGGACCTCTTCCGGCGTGGGCCAGATGTCGCGCAGGAAGATCGGCGAGCCGTCCTCGTTGCGTCCCAGCGGGTCGTGCTCGAAGTCGAACTCCATGGTGCCCGCGAGGGCGTACGCGATGACCAGCGGCGGGGAGGCCAGGTAGTTCATCTTGACGTCGGGGTTGATGCGACCCTCGAAGTTGCGGTTGCCCGAGAGCACCGAGACGACCGACAGGTCGTGCTCGTTGACGGCCTCGGAGACCTTCTCGTCGAGCGGGCCCGAGTTGCCGATGCAGGTCGCGCAGCCGTAGCCCACGAGGTGGAAGCCGAGCTTCTCGAGGTAGGGCCACAGGCCCGCCTTCTCGTAGTAGTTCGTGACGACCTGCGAGCCCGGGGCCATGGAGGTCTTGACCCACGGCTTGGCCTCCAGGCCCTTCTCGACGGCCTTCTTCGCGAGCAGCGCCGCGGCGAGCATCACGGACGGGTTCGACGTGTTGGTGCACGACGTGATCGAGGCGATCGCGACCGCACCGTGGAACAGGTCGAACTGCTTGCCGTTGGTGTCCGTGACCGGGACGGTCCGGCGCCCGTTGGCGTGGATCGCGGGCGAGTCGGAGGCCGGGAAGGACTCCTTCTCGGCCTCGTCGACGACGTCGACGACCTCGGGGGCGTAGGTCGGCAGGTCGCGGGCGAACGCGGACTTGGCGTTCGACAGCTCGATGCGGTCCTGGGGACGCTTGGGGCCGGCGATCGAGGGGACGACCGTCGAGAGGTCGAGCTCGAGGTACTCGGAGAAGACCGGCTCGACGTAGCTCGGGTCGGTCGGGTCGAGCCAGAGGCCCTGCTCCTTGGCGTAGGCCTCGACGAGCGCGAGCTGCTCCTCGGACCGGCCCGTCAGGCGCAGGTAGTCGACCGTGACCGAGTCGATCGGGAAGATCGCGGCGGTCGAGCCGAACTCGGGGCTCATGTTGCCGATGGTGGCGCGGTTGGCCAGCGGCACGGCCGCGACGCCCGCGCCGTAGAACTCGACGAACTTGCCGACGACGCCGTGCTGGCGCAGCATCTGCGTGATCGTGAGGACGACGTCGGTCGCGGTCACGCCCGAGGGGATCTGGCCGCTGAGCTTGAAGCCGACGACGCGCGGGATGAGCATCGAGACGGGCTGTCCGAGCATCGCGGCCTCGGCCTCGATGCCGCCCACGCCCCAGCCGAGCACGCCCAGGCCGTTGACCATGGTCGTGTGCGAGTCGGTGCCGACGCACGTGTCGGGGTAGGCCCTCAAGACGTCCCCGTCAGCAGTGCTCACGGTACGCGTCATGACGGTGCGCGCCAGGTACTCGATGTTGACCTGGTGGACGATGCCGGTGCCCGGGGGGACGACCTTGAAGTCGTCGAACGCCGTCTGGCCCCAGCGCAGGAACTGGTAGCGCTCGTGGTTGCGCTGGTACTCGAACTCGACGTTGCGCTCGAACGCGTCGCGGCGGCCCGCGACGTCGATCTGCACCGAGTGGTCGATGACCATCTCGGCGGGCGCGAGCGGGTTGATGCGCGACGGGTCGCCGCCGAGGTCCGCGACGGCCTCACGCATGGTCGCGAGGTCCACGACGCAGGGCACGCCCGTGAAGTCCTGCATGATGACGCGACCCGGCGTGAACTGGATCTCGGTGTCGGGCTGCGCGTCGGGGTCCCAGGCGGCGATGGCACGCACGTGGTCCGCGGTGATGTTGGCGCCGTCCTCGGTGCGCAGAAGGTTCTCCGCGAGGATCTTCAAGCTGTACGGGAGGCGCTGCGCGCCTTCGACCGCGGAGAGACGGAAGATCTCGTACGAGTTCTCACCGACCTCCAGTGTTCCCTTCGACCCGAACGTGTCGACGCTGCTCACGGTTGCTCCTTCTACCTGGCGAGGGTGGTGACGACCACCGCGGCCGGGGCACCGCGCGGGCTCTGCGGCCCGCGCCGTGCACCCGGCACGGCAGGTCGTCGAATGACGATCAAGATGGTTCTGGGGGCTTTGCCCAGCCTACGCCGGGCCGGCGACGCTCCGAAATGTCGCCGACACACAGCATAGCGCATTTATCTTGACGTCAAGATATCGACCTTGGCGCGACCGGCCGTGGACCCTCCCCCGAGCCGCGGCGTGAGCACGCGGTACACGGCCTCGATCGCGACCCACCCCACGACCACGGCGATCGCGATGACCACCGCCTCGCTCGCCGTCGGGACCTGGAGCGCGAAGAAGTCCCGCACCCACGGGACCGCCACCGCGAGCGCCGCGCAGGCCGCGAGCGCAGCGATCAGCGCGATCTTCCACCCGTTGACCGGGCGCGCCTGGATGCCCACGATCCACAACGACACCCCGATGAGCACGAGCGTCGCGGCCGAGCGTGCGTCGTCCGTCCCGACGAGCGGGCGCAGGTACCCGTACACGGCCAGGATCACGGCCCCGATCACCACGCCCGCCGGGATCGCGAAGCTCAGCACGCGCCGCAGGAACCCGGCGAGGTAGCGGCGGTCGTTGGGCGGCAGCGCGAGGAAGAACGCCGGGATGCCGATCGTGAGCGAGCCCGCGAGCGTCATGTGCCGTGGCAGGAACGGGTACGGCCACACGAGCAGCACGACCGACACCGCGAGGATCGCGGCGTACGTCGTCTTGGCGAGGAACAGGCTCGCGACGCGCTCCATGTTCGCCATGACCCGGCGCCCCTGCCCCAGCACCCCGGGGAGCGTCGCGAACCGCCCGTCGACCAGCACGACCCGCGCGACGGCCTTGGTCGCGGGCGCGCCGTTGCCCATCGCGATCCCGAGGTCCGCGTCCTTGAGCGCCAGGGCGTCGTTGACGCCGTCGCCCGTCATGCCGACGACGTGGCCGCGGGACTGGAGCGCGTGCACGATCGCGCGCTTCTGCTCGGGCGTCACGCGCCCGTACACGTCGTGCGCGGCGACGACGTCGGCGAGCTCGTCGGGGTCGGTCGGCAGCTCGCGCGCGTCGAAGCCCTCGACCCTGACCCCCTCCCCGTGCAGCCCGACCGAGGTCGCGATCGCCGCGACCGTGTCGGGGTTGTCGCCCGAGATGACCTTGGCCCGGGTCCCCTGGCGCCGGAAGTACTCGAGCGTCTGCGCGGCGTCGGGGCGGATGCGCTCTCCGAGCACCGCGAGCAACGCGGGGGCGAGGTCGGACGGGAGGGGCGCCTGCGCCGTCGGGAGTCCGGTCGGGGCGTGCGCGAGCAGGACCACGCGCGCCCCCGTGCCCGCGGACTCGTGGACCTCGGCGAGCGCGGTCGCCGCCGGACCGTCGGTGCGCCCGGCGAGCAGGATCTCGGGCGCTCCCAGCACGAACGCCCCCGCGCCGGTGCGCACCGCGCTCCACTTGCGCGCCGAGGAGAAGGGGACGGCCTCGGCGACCGCGGCGGGCGCCGTGTCCGCGAGCCCCTCGGCGAGCGCCTTGGACGTCGCGTTGCCGTCCGGGTCGGCCGCGAGCGCCGCGAGCGCTTCGCGCGCGCCCTCGACGGCGGCCAGGGGGCGCAGCGCGGTCAGGGCGACGTGCCCATCGGTGAGGGTGCCGGTCTTGTCGAGGCACAGGACGTCGACGCGTGCGAGGATCTCGACCGCGGGCAGCTCCTGGACGAGGACCTTCTGGCGTGCGAGCAGCGTGGCCGCGATCGCGAAGTTGAGCGAGGTGAGCAGGACCAGGCCCTCGGGGATCATCCCGACGACGCCCGCGACGGCCGCCACGACGCCGTCGCGCCACGTCCCGTCCGCGATCGACTCGCGCACGCCGCCCGTGTAGTACAGCTGGCTCCAGAACAGCAGCAAGGAGATGGGCACGATCCCGATCGAGACGACCTTGAGGATCTTGTTGACGCCCTCGCGCAGCTCGGAGCGGACGACCGAGAACTTCTTGGCCTCGGAGGTGATGCGCTGGGCGTACCCCTCCTCGCCCACGCGCACCACGCGGCACACCGCGGCGCCTGCGACGACGGCCGACCCGGAGAGCACCTCGTCGCCCACGGCCTTGCGCACGGGGCGCGACTCCCCCGTGAGCATGGACTCGTCGACCTCGAGCCCTGTGACGTCGAGCACCCGGGCGTCGGCCGGGACCTGGTCGCCCGTCCCGACGAGCAGCACGTCGTCGAGGACCACCTCGTCGAGCGCGACCTGCTGCTCGGTGCCGTCCCGCACGACCCGGGCGTAGGGCGCGGTGAGGATCGAGAGACGGTCGAGCGTCCGCTTGGCCCGGTACTCGGTGACGATGCCGATCGCCGCGTTGATGACGACCACGAACCCGAAGACCGCGTCGGGCCACCTGCCCGTGAGGAGGACGAGCGTCACGGCGATCGCGAGGATCAGGTTGAACAGCGTGAAGACGTTGGAGCGCAGGATCGCGGTCAGCGAGCGCGAGGTCGAGCGGGTGGTCAGGTTGGTCTGCCCGGCCCGGACGCGCGCCGCGACCTCCTGGGCGCTCAGCCCGGGTTCCGCGCCGGGACGTGACGCGGGGGTGCCGTCCTGCGGTCCCGTCCCCCGGCCCGACGGCGGAGCGCCCGCCGGGCCCTGGGGTCCGGTCGCGGACGTGTCGTCGTCGGCGAGGCTGCTCACCCCTCGATTGTGCCCGCCGCGCGCCGCCGTGCCCTGTCGAGGCTGGACGAACGAGCGCCCGGACGCGTCACAACCACCGGTGGTGCTTGAAGATCGCGTAGAGGGTGAACCCCATCGCGACCATCGCGAGGATCGCGAGCGGGTACCCGTAGACCCAGTCCAGCTCGGGCATCCGGGCGAAGTTCATGCCGTAGATCGTGCCGACGAGCGTGGGGGCGAACAGGATCGCCGCCCAGGACGAGATCTTCTTGACCTCCTCGCCCTGCGCGAGGCTCGTCTCGGAGAGCCTGCGCATCTCCTCGTTCTGGTGCTGCGCGACGAGCGTGGCCTGCACCATGAGGGCGTTCTGCAGGAGCACCCGGAACGAGTCGGCCTGCTCCGCGAGACGCAACGAGTGGTCGAGCACATCGCGCAGGTTCCGCTGGAGCTCGATGTCGACGCCGTACTTCTCGGAGCCGCGCTCGAGCGCCTGGAGGATGCCGACGACCGGGTGGGTGGCGCGCTGGAAGGCGATGACCTCGCGCGAGAGCTCGTAGATCCGTCGTGAGACGGCGGGGTCCCCGCTGAACAGCTGGTCCTCGATCTCGTCGATGTCGTTCTGCAGCCCGGCGACCACAGGGGCGTACTCGTCGACGACCTGGTCGAGCACCGCGTAGAGGATGGCCTCCGGACCGAGGCGCAACAGCTCGGGCGTCGCCTCCAGGCGGCGGCGGACCGCGCCGACGTCCGGGGACTCGGCGTGGCGGACCGTCACGACGTAGTCGGGCCCGACGAAGACGTGCAGCTCGCCGAACTCGACGCGCTCCTCGGCGTCCAGGTAGCGGGCCGGACGCAGGACCACGAAGAGGTTGTCGTCGTAGCGTTCGAGCTTGGGCCGCTGGTGGGCCGCGATCGCGTCGTCGACGGCGAGACGGTGCAGCGAGAACTCGTCGGCGACCGCACGGATCTCGGCCTCGCTCGGCCGGTAGAGCCCGATCCACGCGAGCCCGCGCCGCTCGCGCAGCGTCTCGAAGGTCTCGTCGAGGCTCGACGGGTTGGCCGTGCGCCGTCCGTCGACGTAGACCGCGTTGTCGACGATCCCCATGCGTGCACCCTTCCGGTCGGTCGGTCGCGTCCGTCCGGAGCGCGGCGACCATCATGGCAGGTGGCGTGGGTCCTACTCGTCGTCGCGCGTCGTGCCCGACGGTTCACCCGTCAACGGGGTGACGCGCTCGGGGGTGTCCTTGCGCGGTCGGTAGACGACCTGGGCGTGGAAGACGAAGCGCAGGAGGAACGCGACGACGAGGGTCAGCGCCTGGGCGACCACGGGCGGCATCCCCGTCAGGACGACGAGCCAGTGCAGGAACGGCAGCCGCACCGCGGCCTCGATGCCGTTGAACGTGAAGGACTGCGCGGCACGCCGCCACACGCTGCGCCCCTCCGAGCGCAGGTCGTGGAACACGAAGTGCTCGAGCAGCAGGAAGTTCGTCACGATCGTGACCGCGGCCGAGACCACCGCGGCGGGCATGTAGTGCACGCCGAACTGCTCCAGACCCCACATGATCGCGAGGTTCATGACCGCGCCGAACGCGCCCACGAGCGCGAACGTCGACAGCCGGCCGAACCGCAGCGCCGTGAGCTGCTGGAGGTACCGCAGCCCGTTCGCGAACGTCGCCTTCGACTCGCCGGCGAACCTCTCCCCGAAGACGAACGGCTCCTCGACCACCGCCACCTTGTTGCGCGCGAGGACCTCGAGCAGGATCTTGAACCCTCGGGGGCGCAGCCCCGCGAGATCGATCGACGCCGTGCGGACGGCGAAGAACCCGGTCATGGGGTCGGTCACGTTCCGCAGCCGCACCGGGAACATCGAGCGGGCCAGCAGCGAGGACGCGGTCGACACGAGGTGACGCCAGCGCCCGTCGAGACCGCCCGCATCACCTCCCCCGACGTAGCGGGAGGCGACCACGACATCGGCTCCGGTCTCCCGAGCGGTCTCCAGGAGCACCGGAACCATCTCCGGCGGGTGCTGCAGGTCCCCGTCCATGACCACGACCCACTCGCCCCGCGCGGCCCGCAACCCCTCGACCACCGCGCCGCTCAGCCCACCGACCGGGTCGTCCCGGTGCAGCAGCCGCACGGGCAGCCGCGAGGACGTGGCCACCCGCTGGATCACGTCGGGGGTGTCGTCTCGGGAGTCGTCGACGAACAGCAGCTCCGCGTCGAGCCCTTCGACCGCGTCGCCGAGTCGGCGCACGAGCTCGCCCACGTTCGGACCCTCGTTGAACGTCGGAACCACCACGGTGACCTGCATGCGCCCTCTTCTGCTCATCAGGCCGGCGGGACCCGGCACGTCCACCCATCGTCTCCCGAGACGGGCACGGGCGACAGGCGAACGCCGGCTGTCCCGGTGCCGTCCGCACGAAGGTACAGGTCAGGGGTTCCGGACGCCCCCCGGCTCACCGCGTGAGGACCGCGATCGCCTCGACGTGGTGGGTGTGCGGGAACAGGTCGTACCCGGTGACCGACTCGACCGCGTACCCGTGCTTCGCGAAGTAGGCGATGTCGCGGGCCAGGGCCGCGGGGTCGCACGCGACGTAGACCACGCGGGGGGCCTGGAGCGCGGCGACCGCGTCGACGACCTTGCGCCCGGCGCCCGTGCGCGGCGGGTCGAGGACCACGACGTCGGCCGTCGGCGCGGCGTGGTCCTTGGCCGCGAGCACCTTCTCGACCGGGCCGTGGTGGAGCTCGACCTGCGGCTTCTCGAACGCGTTGCGGCGGGCGTCCTTGACGGCCCGCTCGTCGCCCTCGATCGCCACGACGCGCCCGGTCTCGCCGACGGCGTCGGCGAGCGGCAGCGTGAAGAGTCCGGCGCCCGAGTACAGGTCGACCACGGTCGCCTCGTCGAGCGGTCCGGCGGCCCGCAGCACGGCCTCCGCGAGCAGCGCGGGTGCCTCGCGGTGGACCTGCCAGAAGCCGTCGGCGGCCACGCGGAACGAGTGCTCGGTCCCGGCGACCGTGACGGTCT
Proteins encoded:
- a CDS encoding DUF1801 domain-containing protein, which produces MATDNKTRPHDGDVDAFLATVTHAVRRRDADTLLALMQRVTGEPPVMWGPSIIGFGQYHYEYASGRQGDAGAAGFSPRKAASTVYLPDGTGAHEDLLARLGPHTTGLVCVYLKDLSTNDLGVLEEIVRRSYEAVTAGTFTQRARDSSS
- the acnA gene encoding aconitate hydratase AcnA, with the protein product MSSVDTFGSKGTLEVGENSYEIFRLSAVEGAQRLPYSLKILAENLLRTEDGANITADHVRAIAAWDPDAQPDTEIQFTPGRVIMQDFTGVPCVVDLATMREAVADLGGDPSRINPLAPAEMVIDHSVQIDVAGRRDAFERNVEFEYQRNHERYQFLRWGQTAFDDFKVVPPGTGIVHQVNIEYLARTVMTRTVSTADGDVLRAYPDTCVGTDSHTTMVNGLGVLGWGVGGIEAEAAMLGQPVSMLIPRVVGFKLSGQIPSGVTATDVVLTITQMLRQHGVVGKFVEFYGAGVAAVPLANRATIGNMSPEFGSTAAIFPIDSVTVDYLRLTGRSEEQLALVEAYAKEQGLWLDPTDPSYVEPVFSEYLELDLSTVVPSIAGPKRPQDRIELSNAKSAFARDLPTYAPEVVDVVDEAEKESFPASDSPAIHANGRRTVPVTDTNGKQFDLFHGAVAIASITSCTNTSNPSVMLAAALLAKKAVEKGLEAKPWVKTSMAPGSQVVTNYYEKAGLWPYLEKLGFHLVGYGCATCIGNSGPLDEKVSEAVNEHDLSVVSVLSGNRNFEGRINPDVKMNYLASPPLVIAYALAGTMEFDFEHDPLGRNEDGSPIFLRDIWPTPEEVQATIDSSIDRAMFTKDYADVFTGDERWRALSTPEGNTFEWDQQSTYVRKPPYFEGMSAQPSPVTDISGARVLAKLGDSVTTDHISPAGSIKADSPAGVYLAEHGVERRDFNSYGSRRGNHEVMIRGTFANIRLRNQLLDNVEGGFTFNFVKNAQDTIYDAAQDYAAAGTPLVILGGKEYGSGSSRDWAAKGTALLGVKAVITESFERIHRSNLIGMGVLPLQFPAGESAGSLGLDGTETFDISGVTALNEGTTPRAVKVTATKADGTSVEFDAVVRIDTPGEADYYRNGGILQYVLRSLVND
- a CDS encoding HAD-IC family P-type ATPase, which translates into the protein MSSLADDDTSATGPQGPAGAPPSGRGTGPQDGTPASRPGAEPGLSAQEVAARVRAGQTNLTTRSTSRSLTAILRSNVFTLFNLILAIAVTLVLLTGRWPDAVFGFVVVINAAIGIVTEYRAKRTLDRLSILTAPYARVVRDGTEQQVALDEVVLDDVLLVGTGDQVPADARVLDVTGLEVDESMLTGESRPVRKAVGDEVLSGSAVVAGAAVCRVVRVGEEGYAQRITSEAKKFSVVRSELREGVNKILKVVSIGIVPISLLLFWSQLYYTGGVRESIADGTWRDGVVAAVAGVVGMIPEGLVLLTSLNFAIAATLLARQKVLVQELPAVEILARVDVLCLDKTGTLTDGHVALTALRPLAAVEGAREALAALAADPDGNATSKALAEGLADTAPAAVAEAVPFSSARKWSAVRTGAGAFVLGAPEILLAGRTDGPAATALAEVHESAGTGARVVLLAHAPTGLPTAQAPLPSDLAPALLAVLGERIRPDAAQTLEYFRRQGTRAKVISGDNPDTVAAIATSVGLHGEGVRVEGFDARELPTDPDELADVVAAHDVYGRVTPEQKRAIVHALQSRGHVVGMTGDGVNDALALKDADLGIAMGNGAPATKAVARVVLVDGRFATLPGVLGQGRRVMANMERVASLFLAKTTYAAILAVSVVLLVWPYPFLPRHMTLAGSLTIGIPAFFLALPPNDRRYLAGFLRRVLSFAIPAGVVIGAVILAVYGYLRPLVGTDDARSAATLVLIGVSLWIVGIQARPVNGWKIALIAALAACAALAVAVPWVRDFFALQVPTASEAVVIAIAVVVGWVAIEAVYRVLTPRLGGGSTAGRAKVDILTSR
- a CDS encoding magnesium and cobalt transport protein CorA — encoded protein: MGIVDNAVYVDGRRTANPSSLDETFETLRERRGLAWIGLYRPSEAEIRAVADEFSLHRLAVDDAIAAHQRPKLERYDDNLFVVLRPARYLDAEERVEFGELHVFVGPDYVVTVRHAESPDVGAVRRRLEATPELLRLGPEAILYAVLDQVVDEYAPVVAGLQNDIDEIEDQLFSGDPAVSRRIYELSREVIAFQRATHPVVGILQALERGSEKYGVDIELQRNLRDVLDHSLRLAEQADSFRVLLQNALMVQATLVAQHQNEEMRRLSETSLAQGEEVKKISSWAAILFAPTLVGTIYGMNFARMPELDWVYGYPLAILAMVAMGFTLYAIFKHHRWL
- a CDS encoding glycosyltransferase, whose product is MQVTVVVPTFNEGPNVGELVRRLGDAVEGLDAELLFVDDSRDDTPDVIQRVATSSRLPVRLLHRDDPVGGLSGAVVEGLRAARGEWVVVMDGDLQHPPEMVPVLLETARETGADVVVASRYVGGGDAGGLDGRWRHLVSTASSLLARSMFPVRLRNVTDPMTGFFAVRTASIDLAGLRPRGFKILLEVLARNKVAVVEEPFVFGERFAGESKATFANGLRYLQQLTALRFGRLSTFALVGAFGAVMNLAIMWGLEQFGVHYMPAAVVSAAVTIVTNFLLLEHFVFHDLRSEGRSVWRRAAQSFTFNGIEAAVRLPFLHWLVVLTGMPPVVAQALTLVVAFLLRFVFHAQVVYRPRKDTPERVTPLTGEPSGTTRDDE